One stretch of Rosistilla oblonga DNA includes these proteins:
- a CDS encoding J domain-containing protein: MSEMHQLLGLDPRIERPNAYQIFGLEVLESDDATIRAAIRTRIASLKAAKESADPTAWAQAAKSVNKAQQILGDPEQKGKYDSRLRSTFDSMAVGETQPAVATVGAATGAAAGATDPLAGWLPEGDPFASFDMAAAFEALSSDPEQIDQEIEETLEMADDDLEPIEEENPFGQTAATAVISDAIVDTPKTRVRRKRGLPIAGIFMTLFVLGLFGAMGYCVKLLMDREKDHAAQIAQTRPAAPAAAPAAAPQRPRDNVMGDLLPEGSPTQSTVEDSGIQMGVLLTNDGPVPDGGMEGMMANQNNMDNMSPSMDMNQPMNSGPSMEMTTVEEIPMAEDPKPATPSEPEAPSAAMVQAATAATKQARDAIAAGDWDQMMPLAEKAYDLAQTADQKQSAAARRRLVHYAGEYQAAIDRTLAQPLDTLEIREGLKVAVVEVTPTELTLRLPGRNKTYPRATLPAVVASALAPLSLPKDEALLTAFRAAWLCVQKDSRPADREAAFKDWQRVAGQSADADVTGLEAEVKAIFP, translated from the coding sequence ATGTCCGAAATGCACCAATTACTGGGGCTGGACCCGCGAATCGAGCGACCCAACGCCTACCAGATCTTTGGGCTGGAGGTGCTGGAATCGGACGACGCAACGATTCGAGCTGCGATCCGAACGCGGATTGCTAGCTTAAAAGCTGCCAAGGAGAGTGCCGATCCAACCGCATGGGCTCAGGCGGCCAAGAGCGTCAACAAGGCTCAGCAGATCCTTGGCGATCCGGAGCAGAAGGGCAAATACGACAGCCGCTTGCGGAGCACTTTCGATTCGATGGCTGTCGGCGAAACGCAGCCTGCCGTCGCGACCGTCGGCGCGGCAACCGGTGCGGCGGCGGGGGCAACCGACCCGCTAGCAGGCTGGCTGCCGGAGGGAGACCCGTTTGCCAGCTTCGATATGGCGGCGGCGTTCGAAGCGCTCTCCTCAGATCCCGAACAGATCGATCAGGAAATCGAAGAGACGCTGGAGATGGCCGACGACGATCTGGAGCCGATCGAAGAGGAGAATCCGTTTGGGCAGACGGCGGCGACGGCTGTCATCAGCGATGCGATCGTCGACACTCCCAAAACACGAGTCCGTCGCAAGCGAGGATTGCCGATCGCCGGGATCTTCATGACGCTATTTGTGCTCGGCCTGTTCGGCGCGATGGGCTACTGCGTCAAGCTGTTGATGGACCGCGAAAAGGACCATGCCGCGCAGATCGCTCAGACACGTCCCGCCGCGCCCGCTGCTGCTCCGGCGGCCGCCCCCCAGCGACCACGCGACAACGTGATGGGTGATCTGTTGCCCGAGGGCTCTCCCACGCAGTCGACGGTCGAGGATTCGGGAATCCAGATGGGCGTGCTGCTGACCAACGATGGTCCCGTACCCGACGGAGGAATGGAGGGCATGATGGCCAACCAAAACAACATGGATAACATGTCGCCGTCGATGGATATGAATCAGCCGATGAATTCAGGCCCATCGATGGAGATGACGACTGTCGAAGAGATCCCGATGGCGGAAGATCCCAAGCCGGCCACACCTTCCGAACCGGAAGCCCCTTCGGCGGCGATGGTTCAAGCTGCGACGGCGGCGACCAAACAGGCCCGCGATGCAATCGCTGCCGGCGACTGGGATCAAATGATGCCGCTGGCTGAAAAGGCGTACGACCTGGCTCAGACCGCCGACCAAAAGCAATCCGCAGCGGCTCGCCGACGATTGGTCCACTACGCCGGAGAGTATCAAGCTGCGATCGATCGCACGCTGGCTCAACCGCTCGATACGCTGGAGATCCGCGAGGGTTTGAAAGTTGCCGTGGTCGAAGTCACCCCGACCGAACTGACGCTGCGGCTTCCCGGGCGGAACAAGACCTACCCGCGAGCGACGCTTCCCGCAGTCGTCGCCAGCGCCTTGGCGCCACTCTCGCTCCCCAAAGACGAAGCGCTGCTGACGGCTTTCCGAGCGGCGTGGTTGTGCGTTCAGAAGGATTCGAGGCCAGCCGATCGCGAGGCGGCGTTTAAAGATTGGCAACGCGTTGCCGGGCAATCGGCCGACGCCGACGTGACAGGATTGGAAGCGGAAGTCAAAGCGATCTTCCCCTAA
- a CDS encoding M48 family metallopeptidase, translating into MKEINRRQCLGGLLVTGAAAGVASCGCRSAPYTGRKQLLIYPEGKEMSLGSEAYGEVTKETPLSENPQYTAMVQRVGERIAAVAGRSDFEWEFKTLQSEEQNAFCLPGGKVAVYEGILPVCQNEAGLAVVMGHEIAHALARHGGERMSQNAAVQGVQTAASYILQNQEETKKEMIFKAYGMATEYGVLLPFSRKHESEADEIGITLMANAGYDPAEAPKFWTRFGAAGTGEKQPEFLSTHPSDERRSQDLEALLPGARELYEQAAEKVGLGEAIS; encoded by the coding sequence ATGAAAGAAATCAATCGTCGCCAGTGCCTCGGCGGTCTGCTGGTCACAGGAGCCGCAGCAGGAGTCGCCTCATGTGGATGCCGCAGCGCCCCATACACCGGCCGCAAACAGTTGCTGATCTATCCCGAAGGGAAGGAGATGTCGCTGGGATCGGAAGCTTACGGGGAGGTGACGAAAGAGACTCCGCTGAGCGAAAACCCGCAATACACAGCGATGGTCCAACGCGTTGGCGAGCGGATCGCGGCGGTCGCCGGCCGCAGCGATTTCGAGTGGGAATTCAAAACGCTGCAGAGCGAAGAGCAAAACGCGTTCTGCCTGCCCGGTGGCAAGGTCGCCGTTTACGAGGGGATTCTGCCGGTCTGCCAGAACGAAGCGGGGTTGGCTGTCGTGATGGGGCACGAGATCGCTCACGCGTTGGCTCGCCACGGCGGGGAACGGATGAGCCAAAACGCGGCGGTGCAAGGCGTCCAGACGGCAGCCAGCTACATCCTGCAGAATCAGGAAGAGACGAAGAAGGAGATGATCTTCAAAGCCTACGGGATGGCGACCGAATATGGCGTGCTGTTGCCCTTCAGCCGCAAACACGAATCGGAAGCCGATGAGATCGGGATCACGCTGATGGCCAATGCCGGTTACGATCCTGCGGAGGCTCCCAAATTCTGGACTCGCTTTGGCGCAGCCGGTACGGGGGAGAAGCAGCCAGAGTTCCTGTCGACCCACCCGTCGGATGAACGCCGGTCCCAAGATCTCGAAGCGTTGTTGCCCGGTGCGCGGGAACTATATGAACAGGCTGCCGAGAAGGTTGGGTTGGGCGAAGCGATCTCCTGA
- a CDS encoding class I SAM-dependent methyltransferase, with amino-acid sequence MFLANPPEYSQLESEFAWEKTHFAERQRRETAEPVMTRVSSFAKNVKSFIAPKRNKIASVAFDVMQTQDHSKPLKVLDIGCGWGDLMLEVHCRFAQLGRDVLPIGIEVSKELALLSEEKIAPIGGKVICANAIDGISDLEPDSIDLALMSSFLEHECQPLQLLQRLHIVLAPNGAVVLKVPNFDCWNRLIRGRKWCGFRYPDHVNYFTPKTLQRLAHESQFAVARQNVLDKFPLSDNMYAVLAKSA; translated from the coding sequence GTGTTTCTGGCAAATCCGCCCGAATACTCCCAGCTTGAATCAGAATTTGCTTGGGAAAAAACGCACTTTGCGGAACGGCAACGCCGCGAAACGGCTGAGCCTGTGATGACACGTGTTTCGTCATTCGCCAAAAACGTGAAATCATTTATCGCACCGAAACGCAACAAAATCGCGTCCGTTGCCTTCGACGTCATGCAAACTCAGGACCATTCGAAGCCCCTGAAAGTCCTGGATATCGGCTGCGGATGGGGCGATCTTATGTTGGAAGTCCACTGTCGTTTTGCGCAACTTGGCCGCGACGTCCTGCCTATTGGCATTGAAGTATCGAAGGAGCTCGCTCTGCTATCGGAAGAGAAGATTGCGCCGATAGGTGGAAAGGTGATTTGTGCAAACGCTATCGATGGAATCTCAGATCTGGAACCCGATAGCATCGACCTAGCACTGATGTCTTCATTTCTTGAGCACGAATGCCAACCGCTGCAACTTCTTCAGCGACTTCACATCGTTCTCGCGCCGAACGGAGCCGTGGTCCTCAAAGTCCCAAATTTCGATTGTTGGAATCGCCTGATTCGGGGACGGAAGTGGTGTGGGTTTCGATACCCAGATCACGTCAACTATTTCACACCGAAAACGCTCCAGAGGCTGGCGCATGAGTCGCAGTTTGCCGTTGCGCGACAGAACGTTTTGGATAAGTTTCCTTTAAGCGATAACATGTATGCCGTACTTGCAAAATCTGCCTAG
- a CDS encoding serine/threonine-protein kinase, whose translation MADERNPSVDTSNSAAARDHHTTEHGYVTAHDPCVDRTLLLPGMHVDRFVIQQEVGRGGFGIVYKALDPNLGRHVAIKVPRADFLTTSTDRLYREAKIVATLEHEGIVRVYEAGTDSETSFIVSQLCEGPDLHTWMLDRANRLSFVQAAELIAQLADALSYAHRHGVLHRDVKPGNVLLFPLATPTSDDGPLPGHALPFQPRLTDFGLASMQSSDWAITRNSVAIGTPLYMAPECFARGDQTPGEPADIYGLGAVLFELLIGKPPVRGEHFGQLLHSITNEVREYPHQLDARVPIDLSIICNKCLRKDAEDRYASAGDLRDDLRRFLQGQPIDARVPTWRDRFAKWCQQPQRIRIAGASSFWFHLMLVPWLVGQLLLLGNMGAIPRDILVRSLIDAFWVSVVLHLPQVWLGYRLAKGSRWAFWPSAITSVLSLCVFAASAFSQQALFDYMYPSSVSKVATFSLLISAGSIVLGCYVLAIPAYLRSRRHAA comes from the coding sequence TTGGCTGACGAACGAAATCCGAGTGTCGATACATCCAATTCGGCTGCGGCTCGCGATCATCATACGACCGAACACGGGTACGTCACCGCTCACGATCCATGTGTCGACCGCACGTTGTTGTTGCCCGGCATGCATGTCGATCGTTTTGTGATCCAGCAGGAGGTTGGCCGCGGTGGATTTGGGATCGTCTACAAGGCGTTGGATCCCAATCTGGGACGGCACGTCGCTATCAAGGTTCCCAGAGCCGACTTTTTGACGACCTCCACCGATCGACTGTATCGGGAAGCGAAGATCGTCGCGACGTTGGAACACGAAGGGATCGTGAGAGTCTACGAAGCGGGGACCGACAGCGAGACGTCGTTCATTGTTTCGCAGCTTTGCGAAGGTCCCGACCTGCACACCTGGATGCTCGATCGCGCGAACCGGCTGTCGTTTGTGCAGGCTGCCGAATTGATCGCCCAACTGGCCGATGCGTTGAGCTATGCACATCGTCATGGCGTTTTGCATCGCGATGTCAAACCGGGCAACGTGTTGTTGTTTCCGCTGGCAACGCCGACGTCGGACGATGGACCACTGCCGGGCCACGCATTGCCGTTCCAGCCACGGTTGACCGATTTTGGGCTGGCGTCGATGCAATCGAGCGATTGGGCGATCACTCGCAACAGCGTCGCGATCGGCACTCCGCTTTATATGGCTCCGGAATGTTTCGCTCGCGGCGACCAGACGCCTGGTGAACCCGCCGACATCTATGGTCTAGGAGCTGTGCTGTTTGAACTGTTGATCGGCAAGCCGCCTGTCAGAGGTGAGCATTTTGGGCAACTGTTGCACAGCATCACCAACGAGGTTCGCGAGTACCCGCATCAACTGGATGCTCGGGTTCCGATCGATCTTTCGATCATCTGCAACAAATGCCTTCGCAAAGATGCCGAGGATCGGTACGCGTCGGCTGGCGATTTACGCGACGATTTGAGACGCTTTCTGCAGGGTCAACCGATCGACGCCCGCGTGCCGACGTGGCGCGATCGGTTTGCCAAATGGTGCCAACAGCCGCAGCGAATTCGGATCGCCGGTGCCAGCTCGTTTTGGTTCCACTTGATGCTTGTCCCTTGGTTGGTAGGCCAGTTGTTGCTGCTGGGGAACATGGGGGCGATCCCGCGGGATATTTTAGTTCGCAGTCTGATCGATGCCTTTTGGGTCTCCGTCGTCCTGCATCTTCCCCAGGTCTGGCTCGGCTATCGACTTGCCAAAGGAAGCCGCTGGGCCTTTTGGCCCTCTGCGATCACAAGCGTTTTGAGCCTCTGCGTGTTTGCAGCTTCCGCATTTTCGCAGCAAGCATTGTTCGACTATATGTACCCCTCATCGGTATCGAAAGTCGCAACCTTTTCTCTGCTGATCTCCGCTGGCAGCATCGTGCTGGGGTGCTACGTGCTCGCCATCCCGGCCTATTTGCGATCTCGCCGCCACGCTGCTTGA
- a CDS encoding PVC-type heme-binding CxxCH protein — MFDRRCLLALGLVLFSIGSLAAAPSRPNVVFILTDNHGAWTLGCYGNQEIKTPHLDKLAAEGVRFDNAFAVNPVCSPNRATLLTGLIPSQHGVHSYLHGGRWQTGPDARNTIAPFMSVPAVLKESGYACGLVGKWHLGGNMSPQSGLDDYWITKPVGGSGTFYGDQVIENGKQRSEPQYTTDLWTDHAVKFIRQQAAVEKPFFLYLAYNGPYALSNLLLREGKNRHAEAYRGKNLDSFPDGKPHPWQYNNKDFQNNPVSISRVATEISGIDDGVGEIMQTLAELGIDENTIVIFTGDQGWAGGHGGLFGMGDHTRPTMVTDPMMQVPLIWRHPGAIDAGKTSDLLTCNYDFAPTLLNYLGLGDSIPESANLPGRDTSGELRGQPLQRSVDDAVFFEFETLRSIRTNDWKLIRRFPNGPDELFDLKADPEEQYNRIADQSQVAGDLSARLERFFNEHADPKYDLWNGGDAQTVLFEPVPEKKQPLPAVEPPALPEGYAPAELTVPEGYSVELVAGPPMIQHPMMASFDDRGRLFVAESAGLNLRSDDLEEQLPNSIVMLEDTDRDGRFDRRSLFADKMTLPMGAAWHAGSLYVAAPPNIWRLQDTDDDGVADVREKLVSGFGYNGNAASIHGCFVSPDGRIYWCDGRHGHEFKDDAGNVTSKGSGSYIFSCRPDGSDVRAHSGGGMDNPVEVDFTETGDVFGTVNILKTSPREDCLVHWLHGGTYPHSQRVLGEFKRTGDLLEPVFSFGHVAVSGLARYRSGVIDRSFRDDIFVTIFNTGEVVRCTWNEEGSSFRSEMSPFLKSSSPDFHPTDILEDADGSLLVVDTGGWFRIGCPTSQIAKPEQFGGIYRITRDGVTNLPDPWGHELDWQDPPISDLVRRLRDTRFKVRERAIAECAARGDQAVASLKSTIDRQPYPDGRLGALWALARIGTPAAQAVVRQALTNRFAPMRKAACQILASNPDPEATPGLIELLQDDSPQIRRVAAKALGRTADPAAVGPLLASLSHSVDRSEQHAIIYALIEIDAIDPTREGLVAESAATRLGALIAIDQLDSGSLTAEEMTRLLDDPDDAVRAAALQIIRQHAEFRDAALATLQQWFGDGRDVTELLAAFLSDPSIAAWAAEQFSSPSLNDSQRRELLTAIARAESPHSASLASVVVKQLADAEDSQRMLLIAAAGNLRSPQIAESLAAIAHDSKTSTSVRLAAVAAASVNNKSLDAESFELLIETLADEAAGTDASSAVAILSRAYLTSPQLIQLSRHLRGLSPTSLADLLVAYSRDRNPEVALALIEALQSSTHGGLLSEAQVTVAIGGHAPEVRAAADPLLERIRQHAQTTSEKLARWKSKLSSGDPVRGREVFFGKKAQCASCHRVGDASLAGGAVEGNPIGPDLSRIGRIRGAHDLLEAILFPSASFAREFEPYSVLTSSGQLLNGLLKQTGSIDTVTLQGATGDPIEIDRDEIEQMKPGSVSIMPQGLHESLTDQEMADLIGYLQSLR; from the coding sequence ATGTTCGATCGACGCTGCCTGCTTGCGCTGGGGCTTGTGCTTTTTTCTATCGGTTCGCTTGCTGCTGCCCCGTCGCGTCCCAATGTCGTTTTCATCCTGACCGACAACCACGGCGCATGGACTCTCGGTTGTTATGGTAACCAAGAGATCAAGACGCCGCATCTGGACAAACTGGCTGCCGAAGGCGTTCGCTTCGACAACGCCTTTGCCGTCAATCCGGTCTGTTCGCCCAACCGGGCAACGCTGCTGACCGGCTTGATTCCCAGCCAACATGGCGTGCACAGCTACCTGCACGGCGGACGCTGGCAGACCGGACCTGACGCTCGCAATACGATCGCCCCGTTTATGTCGGTCCCTGCCGTCTTGAAGGAATCCGGCTACGCGTGCGGCTTGGTCGGCAAGTGGCATCTGGGCGGCAACATGAGTCCGCAGAGTGGGCTGGACGATTATTGGATCACCAAACCTGTTGGCGGCAGCGGCACGTTTTATGGCGACCAGGTGATCGAAAACGGCAAGCAACGCAGCGAACCGCAATACACCACCGATCTCTGGACCGACCACGCGGTGAAGTTCATTCGCCAACAGGCAGCGGTCGAAAAACCGTTTTTCTTGTACCTCGCCTACAACGGCCCCTACGCTCTGAGCAATCTGTTGTTGCGCGAAGGAAAGAACCGACATGCCGAAGCGTATCGCGGGAAGAACTTGGATTCGTTCCCCGATGGCAAACCGCATCCATGGCAATACAACAACAAAGACTTCCAAAACAATCCGGTCTCGATCTCCCGCGTGGCGACCGAAATCAGCGGCATCGACGATGGCGTTGGCGAGATCATGCAGACGCTTGCCGAACTGGGAATCGATGAAAACACCATCGTCATCTTTACCGGAGACCAAGGCTGGGCCGGCGGCCACGGTGGGCTGTTTGGCATGGGCGATCACACGCGTCCCACGATGGTGACCGATCCGATGATGCAGGTGCCGCTGATCTGGCGTCACCCCGGTGCGATCGATGCGGGGAAGACCAGCGATCTGCTGACCTGCAACTACGACTTTGCCCCCACGCTGCTGAACTATCTGGGACTCGGCGATTCGATCCCGGAATCGGCCAATCTGCCTGGTCGCGATACCAGCGGCGAACTGCGCGGCCAGCCGTTGCAGCGTTCGGTCGACGATGCGGTCTTCTTCGAATTCGAGACGCTCCGTTCGATTCGCACCAACGACTGGAAATTGATCCGACGCTTTCCCAACGGCCCCGATGAACTGTTCGATCTGAAAGCGGATCCCGAAGAGCAATACAACCGGATCGCAGACCAATCGCAAGTCGCGGGCGATCTGTCGGCGCGGCTGGAGCGATTCTTCAACGAGCACGCCGATCCGAAGTACGACCTCTGGAATGGAGGGGATGCGCAGACGGTGTTGTTCGAGCCGGTACCGGAAAAGAAGCAGCCGTTGCCCGCCGTCGAACCGCCAGCCCTGCCCGAGGGCTACGCTCCGGCAGAGCTCACGGTTCCCGAGGGCTACAGCGTCGAACTGGTCGCCGGTCCGCCGATGATCCAGCATCCGATGATGGCTTCGTTCGATGATCGCGGGCGATTGTTCGTCGCCGAAAGCGCGGGGCTGAACCTGCGCAGCGACGACTTGGAAGAACAGCTGCCCAATTCGATCGTGATGTTGGAGGATACCGATCGCGACGGCCGGTTCGATCGACGCAGCCTGTTTGCCGACAAGATGACGCTGCCGATGGGAGCCGCTTGGCACGCCGGATCGCTGTACGTCGCCGCCCCGCCAAATATCTGGCGACTGCAGGATACCGACGACGATGGCGTCGCCGACGTCCGCGAGAAATTGGTCAGCGGGTTTGGATACAACGGAAACGCGGCGAGCATTCACGGTTGCTTCGTCTCGCCCGACGGCCGGATCTATTGGTGCGATGGCCGGCACGGACACGAATTCAAAGACGACGCCGGGAACGTGACCAGCAAGGGTTCGGGATCTTATATCTTCTCCTGCCGTCCCGACGGTTCGGATGTTCGAGCCCATAGCGGCGGCGGGATGGACAATCCTGTCGAAGTCGACTTCACCGAAACGGGCGACGTTTTCGGAACCGTCAATATTCTCAAGACCTCGCCTCGCGAAGACTGCTTGGTCCACTGGCTGCACGGCGGCACCTATCCTCACTCGCAGCGGGTGCTGGGTGAATTCAAGCGGACCGGTGATCTGCTGGAACCGGTATTCAGTTTTGGTCACGTCGCCGTCTCGGGGCTGGCCAGGTATCGCAGCGGCGTGATCGACCGTTCGTTCCGCGACGACATCTTTGTGACGATCTTCAACACCGGCGAGGTGGTCCGCTGCACGTGGAACGAAGAGGGATCGAGCTTCCGTTCGGAGATGTCTCCATTCCTAAAGTCCTCCTCGCCCGATTTCCATCCGACCGACATCCTGGAGGATGCCGATGGCAGCTTGTTGGTCGTCGACACCGGCGGCTGGTTTCGCATCGGTTGCCCGACATCACAAATTGCGAAACCGGAGCAGTTCGGCGGCATCTATCGGATCACTCGCGATGGCGTTACAAACCTTCCCGATCCGTGGGGACATGAACTCGATTGGCAGGATCCACCGATCTCCGACTTGGTGCGACGATTGCGAGACACGCGGTTTAAGGTTCGCGAGCGAGCGATCGCCGAATGTGCGGCTCGCGGCGACCAAGCCGTTGCGTCGCTGAAGTCGACGATCGATCGGCAGCCTTATCCCGACGGACGCCTTGGTGCGTTGTGGGCGCTGGCGCGGATCGGCACTCCCGCCGCTCAAGCGGTTGTTCGCCAGGCGTTGACCAATCGGTTTGCACCGATGCGAAAAGCGGCTTGCCAGATCTTGGCGAGTAACCCCGACCCCGAGGCAACGCCTGGCCTGATTGAATTGTTGCAAGACGATTCGCCCCAGATCCGCCGCGTGGCGGCGAAGGCGTTGGGGCGAACCGCCGATCCGGCCGCTGTCGGTCCGCTGTTGGCATCGCTGTCGCACAGCGTCGATCGTTCCGAGCAGCATGCGATCATCTACGCATTGATCGAGATCGATGCGATCGATCCGACGCGCGAGGGTTTGGTTGCCGAATCGGCTGCGACGCGATTGGGAGCACTGATCGCGATCGACCAGCTCGACTCCGGTTCCCTGACGGCCGAAGAGATGACGCGTCTGTTGGATGATCCCGACGATGCCGTTCGCGCCGCGGCGCTGCAGATTATTCGCCAGCATGCCGAGTTCCGCGACGCGGCGCTGGCGACGTTGCAGCAGTGGTTCGGCGACGGCCGCGATGTCACCGAACTGCTAGCCGCCTTTCTCTCGGATCCCTCGATCGCCGCCTGGGCTGCGGAGCAGTTCAGCTCGCCGTCGTTGAACGACTCGCAGCGCCGCGAATTGCTCACCGCGATCGCCCGCGCCGAATCGCCTCATTCCGCATCGTTGGCATCGGTGGTCGTCAAGCAGTTGGCCGACGCGGAGGATTCGCAGCGGATGCTGCTGATCGCCGCAGCGGGTAATTTGCGCAGCCCGCAGATCGCCGAATCGCTCGCCGCGATCGCTCACGATTCCAAAACATCGACCTCGGTTCGGTTGGCCGCCGTCGCCGCCGCTTCGGTAAACAACAAGTCGTTGGACGCCGAATCGTTTGAATTGTTGATCGAGACGCTAGCCGATGAAGCTGCCGGAACCGACGCCAGCAGTGCCGTTGCGATCCTCAGCCGCGCCTACCTGACCTCGCCGCAACTGATCCAGCTCAGTCGACATCTGCGGGGGCTCAGTCCCACATCGTTGGCCGATCTGTTGGTCGCCTACAGCCGCGATCGGAACCCCGAGGTGGCGTTGGCGCTGATCGAAGCGTTGCAATCGTCGACTCACGGCGGGCTGTTGTCCGAGGCACAGGTCACCGTGGCGATCGGCGGGCATGCTCCCGAGGTTCGAGCTGCTGCCGATCCGTTGTTGGAACGCATCCGCCAGCACGCCCAGACGACTTCGGAAAAACTGGCTCGCTGGAAATCAAAGCTCTCCAGCGGCGATCCGGTTCGCGGACGCGAGGTCTTCTTTGGCAAGAAGGCTCAGTGCGCCAGCTGTCACCGCGTTGGCGATGCTTCGCTTGCCGGCGGTGCGGTCGAGGGGAACCCGATCGGTCCCGATCTATCGCGGATCGGCCGGATCCGCGGAGCGCACGATCTGTTGGAAGCGATCCTGTTTCCGTCGGCCAGTTTTGCTCGCGAGTTTGAACCGTACAGCGTGCTGACCAGTTCGGGCCAGCTGCTCAACGGACTGCTGAAGCAAACCGGATCGATCGACACGGTGACGCTTCAAGGAGCGACGGGCGATCCGATCGAGATCGATCGCGACGAGATCGAACAGATGAAACCGGGCAGCGTCTCGATCATGCCGCAAGGGCTGCACGAATCGTTGACCGACCAAGAGATGGCCGATCTGATCGGGTATCTGCAGTCGCTGCGTTAG
- a CDS encoding sulfatase-like hydrolase/transferase produces MPNPLRTLPLLLLLLSTSLTADDRPNVLLILADDIGYEALGCYGGLDFQTPRLDAMAAEGLRFSRAYASPVCTPTRVSLHTSLYTTRHQHTIVLPVHRGTKKTVDFQAMPTFAQSIRSTGYATSVTGKWQLATLEYWPDHIRDAGFDSWCVWQIWLQGKKTLRHWNPTLNQDGQVRDDIADRFGPDVLVDYVIDQMRDAQAKEQPFLIVHNEMLPHDPIIATPEDRRLGRPAKLDHMINYMDHLVGRLLDAVDSMGLRDNTYVLFMGDNGTHEEDFRNPRANEPGQRRHTRHTRAGNVDGGKFKLGDAGTHVPLIVWGPPSVPAGQVCDDLVDVVDLFPTFCELTGTSIPEGLSIDGHSIAAQIHGQPGPTRPWTHQGIGKEENLFDGSWRLFRQSDALKDARSLPAEPDADNQDPQAQAARDRLETVFQGLTP; encoded by the coding sequence ATGCCAAATCCGCTCCGCACGCTTCCGCTGTTGCTGCTTTTGTTGTCGACGTCGCTCACCGCCGACGACCGTCCCAACGTCCTTTTGATTCTGGCCGACGACATCGGTTACGAGGCGTTGGGCTGTTACGGCGGCCTCGATTTCCAGACGCCACGACTGGACGCGATGGCGGCCGAGGGGCTTCGATTCTCCCGCGCCTACGCAAGTCCCGTCTGCACGCCGACGCGAGTCAGCTTGCACACCAGTCTCTACACCACGCGACACCAACACACGATCGTATTGCCGGTCCACCGCGGGACCAAAAAGACTGTCGATTTCCAAGCGATGCCAACCTTCGCTCAATCGATCCGGTCGACAGGATACGCCACCAGCGTGACGGGCAAATGGCAACTGGCGACACTCGAATATTGGCCCGATCACATCCGCGACGCCGGTTTCGATTCATGGTGCGTCTGGCAGATCTGGTTGCAGGGCAAGAAGACGCTGCGGCATTGGAACCCGACGCTTAATCAAGACGGCCAAGTTCGCGACGACATCGCCGACCGCTTTGGCCCCGACGTGCTTGTCGATTACGTGATCGACCAGATGCGGGACGCTCAAGCGAAAGAGCAACCGTTTCTGATCGTCCACAATGAAATGCTGCCGCACGATCCGATCATCGCCACGCCGGAGGATCGCCGACTGGGCCGCCCCGCGAAATTGGATCACATGATCAACTACATGGACCATCTGGTCGGCCGCCTTTTGGACGCTGTCGATTCGATGGGACTGCGAGACAACACCTACGTGCTGTTCATGGGAGACAACGGCACGCACGAGGAAGACTTTCGCAATCCGCGAGCCAACGAACCTGGGCAGCGACGTCACACGCGGCACACCCGCGCCGGGAACGTCGACGGCGGCAAGTTCAAACTCGGCGATGCCGGCACTCACGTTCCGCTGATCGTCTGGGGACCACCTAGCGTTCCGGCGGGGCAGGTCTGCGACGACCTGGTCGACGTCGTCGATCTGTTTCCGACGTTCTGCGAACTGACAGGAACATCGATCCCCGAGGGACTGTCGATCGACGGGCACAGCATCGCCGCTCAAATCCACGGCCAACCTGGACCAACGCGTCCCTGGACGCATCAAGGGATCGGCAAAGAGGAAAATCTATTCGACGGATCGTGGCGGCTGTTCCGCCAATCGGATGCCTTAAAAGACGCCCGATCGCTTCCCGCCGAACCCGATGCGGACAACCAAGATCCGCAGGCGCAAGCCGCCCGCGACCGACTGGAAACCGTCTTCCAAGGCCTCACGCCCTAA